In Strix aluco isolate bStrAlu1 chromosome Z, bStrAlu1.hap1, whole genome shotgun sequence, the sequence AAAATTCTTAAGTAACAAAAGTAAACCAGTGTATTCAATCTACTCTTTTGAATAATCCAGGATCATCTCTTCAATGCTGATACAGGAATACTTCACTCGCACTCCACTAGAAAAAAATCAGCCTTCCGGATCTCAAGGGTTCAGTGCTTCATATCAACTGAATTTCTAAAGCAATGCTGAAGTTATATGACATCTTCTGTTACTATACATTatataaataatgaattaaaataaaaaatagtactGACATACTAATGCAGACATTCCAGTGTACTTACTGGAATTTGCAGTGAATCCTTGTTTGTGTGTCAAGACAGTGTAAAAAATAAATCCCACTAACAAAAAAACATTCACTCCCAAAAGGATTTGTTTTTAGTAACACAAATACTTATCCTGAACAAATTTTATAGAACAGAGGAGGCAAAGCAATTAATTCCATGccaaaactaaaaaataatttaatatgattCAAGTAGCAAAGGTTTGTTTTATGAGTGACTCACCCTCATCACCAGTGCAAGCATAGTTTGAAAATGTTTGAACTGAACTGTTTAAATAGCAAGTGATCCACTTTAGCCAAGATCACTTTCCTCCCCACGATGTAGATAAAAGTAATACATACATTTTACTGTAGAATACAGGAACAAAAAgtgaaaccaaaaaaacctcctaaaCTTGGGTGGTTATTCAAGAGCAGTTTCTAACATCAAGCCAAAACTAGCAACAACCAAGCAGACATTAtcaatttttcagttaaattactGAAGGTACTAGATCTAACTGTACAAAAAAAATTATCCCAAACccaaaaatcaaatgtttttgctttttgttaaaaGGTATCCAAAGAAATATTCACCAGTTGCAGTCAAATTTGCATCAGAAGCTGCTTGCTCAGGAAAGATTTCTCACTCCAAGTACTTGCAACATATTGTATTGCCAAGATTCTATTCAAATAAATTGCTTTCTGATAACATTTAGCTGATACAACCACCTACAATGTAGACAGTCATGTACACAGTACAACAGTGGATTTTTGCAGCAACAGAAATTTAATCAGAAATTGGTTCTAAGTTCGAAATAATAGCTCATGTGTTATTTCTTGCAAACATACGGTCCCCTCTAAGGGTAAGGTGTTGGAGCTGGTATTGTAGCACTTCTGTGTCAGCAGGTTCCTTAATGCTCATTTTGTCTAAATTGAGGTAGTCCAGTGATTTTGAATGAGCccttttgccttttaaaaggcaaagaggCAGGGGACCATGAAGTGCCTTGTAAGGTTCATATGGTAAAGCCTTAGTGCATTTATCCCCTGAGCTGGGCATCCGTCGTCTCCTCCTTCCATTTACTGCTGGGATCTCATATGGCTGATAGTACCTACTTCTAGTTTTGTACAAACGGGAGGAACGTGCAAGTCCCGAATCAAGCTGTTTGGAACACAAGTTCGACCCAGATTCCCCTTTATTCTCTTCAATTTCTGTACACTTCTGGGCTAATTTTAGCAGCTCCTCTCCAGTTGTGAAGCCAACCAGGTAGTTAGAATCCATGTGAAGGATCTGATATCCTGCAACCATCCGTCGCATTGGTGAGCAGGGGGTACTGGAACAGCGGGGCTTCTCTGCTTCCATCCTGCCCACAGGACTCACCTCTGCAAGAGGCACAGGGAGAGTGGATAGGGTAGTTCTGGACTCTCCATTTATGTCTACTTCCATTTTACACACAATGTTATcctcctaaaaataaaacagagcttGATCAGAAATAGAGCCTTTATGCAACATGAAGAGTTGAGAGAGGACAGCAGAAATGAGATTTTGTATCACCCAGAAACTCATGACCAGAACTTCTCTAGTCAGCCTTGTCTTATGCTCTGCAGGGTGTTGCATAACAAAATTATCACCAAcatctgccttttaaaattatcttagatttttttttaataaaagataccATAAATATACTCCTGATATTCTTAAACGTTAAAAACATTCTTGAGTAGTACTGTACACAAAAAAGCAGCATCTTTCCAGtccattttttcattcttttagtCCATTTGATTCCTTATAGCCCCTTGCCTCTGAGGCCATCTACACCCATTAGCATATCCACAGCAACTTCTCCCATATTCAGCTGTGAAATTTTTTTATTGATAATCTCAGTaaacaaagcttttttaaaaaaatatgtctaaCAGCTGCTACCTCAGTCAAGCACGACCACAGACTAGACCTGATCTGCTCAGAGTACTGCAATACTTCCCTCTTCCAGATGTGCAGACAGCTTGCTTTAGATTCAAAGAATGGCATCCTGGCTGTTCAACAACTGTCTTTATATGTCATCAGTAATCCTACccacctcttccctccccccccccaacctaTCATCTTATTCACAATCAACCAAACTCATACTATTTTATTCTAATGTATTTCTAAGAAAGGAAACAGTATATTAGCATTTAATGAATATAGCACAAGATTCTTATAAGCATCTTAAGAATAACCAATATTGTGAATTCTgtggttttctatttcttttgggATATTCTGGTTTTGGACTGCTatggttttctatttcttttggaAACAGACTATTTCACCCTGACCTTTCTTCCCTCACAACTATTCCAAATACATCGTTTGGTGCCTTTACAGATACAGCTGTCTGCCACAAGCCATTACCATCTCTAACGTGGAAAGATAAAGTCAATACCCCAGCAAGTATACACCAGTGGATGCCAGAACACAGAGAAGGcttaattcttttaatttctttgttttcaaaatctaCACCATCTTGGTGGCTCAGCTACTTAACAAAATAGAAAGGTCGCATTTGTTTCCAAGTCCTTCCTCCATTGTTAGCCTCACCTTTGCTCTAAACAGTAGCTAGTAGCTCTCTAGTTAATATAATTCACAGAAAATTCAGCATGGCTTTGTAATGTTTAAAGGCAATGAGACTCAAAGAAGAAAGGCAAGTTAGTATGGAAGTGtcaagcagaaacaaaattctgaattTCACTATAGGTGACCATAAACCACATTCAAAAGCTCAGTAATGTTTCATAAATGAGACTGTCTTAAAACATGCTATTACCAGTTTGCAAACTTTTAAAGCTGCTACTTGCTGCCATTCTGAGGCTTAGGAGGTCACAGGCTGAGTAGCAAGATGCAACAAACAAGGGAATACTTTATTCAAACTTTGGCAATTAGACATCCTCAAAAATTCTATCAGGTTCAATCTCCATTTCTCTTAAAATAAGAGGGAAAGCTGTGTGCATATCtcacttgcaaaagaaaataatctagaTTCATGCAAGATTTAAGCCTGCCTTGTTTCTATtcagggactgggaaggagcatTTTAAGTAGTGTTCCCATCTCTGCTTCCCTATTTAGTCTCAAATCAACCTGCTGCTTCCTATACTAATAAACTAGAAGTAGATAAAATCTCCAGTTTTGCTGAAGAGGGTCTTATTTGCCATTGACAAACTTCTATTATGGAGACACTATTACTAATGTTCCTTTAGTCTTAAATGTCCTTTTTCAGTTCTCAAAATGGCGGTCTGCTTCTTCAGTATAAGTTTTGTGTAGCATAACTTTTACAGATACACTTCATCCAGTCAGCTTTTAGAGCATTTTGAATTTTACAATACAGGTAGCACACCAAAAGATAAATAAAGAATTCAAATACTGAAGCAAACCAAACACCAAaatttcttgctgaaaaaaacatGCACGTAAAACTCAAGAATGTTGCCCATTATATTTAACTgactttgaaatatatttatgggGTCAATTAAAACTTTCAGAATAGCAGAAGCAGTTGCTGTTTCCTACTTTAGCACCATATCTAGTAGTGAGACAATAAATATGGTGAGGTTTCAGCCACTGAGTTAAAGATATTCATGACAACTCCTTAAGTAGGAATTACAGTTCCTGCACCATCAGGAATCATGGTTACTGGAGGCATAGCACAcaaaaattttacattaaaacGTTTGGCTACCCTGTGGTTTTAGCCAAGAAACCTAAATATTTACCATTCCTGTTATTTTAATTCCCAATTTTTACCCTGCAGTTCAGAAATCTTGTTAGCAATCTTCTAGAAAGACTCAACCCATTCTGTTAAAAAGGTGAAATGATGCTAGAAA encodes:
- the MACIR gene encoding macrophage immunometabolism regulator, whose protein sequence is MEVDINGESRTTLSTLPVPLAEVSPVGRMEAEKPRCSSTPCSPMRRMVAGYQILHMDSNYLVGFTTGEELLKLAQKCTEIEENKGESGSNLCSKQLDSGLARSSRLYKTRSRYYQPYEIPAVNGRRRRRMPSSGDKCTKALPYEPYKALHGPLPLCLLKGKRAHSKSLDYLNLDKMSIKEPADTEVLQYQLQHLTLRGDRMFARNNT